The following DNA comes from Sparus aurata unplaced genomic scaffold, fSpaAur1.1, whole genome shotgun sequence.
GAGGGAGAGAGTTGGTCATCCTAAAAGAAACAAGATACTGTTCTGTAAAGAGCGGAATTGGCACCATGTTCTTACTCTAGCTACTGGAGTAGTTGAAGAAGGGGTagacaaagaagaaggaaaTGGTCGTTGGCGGGGCCGGAAATTGAAAGATCAAGGATGGACGTTGcttcttgttatttatttatgtattcttttAAAGCAAATGCTAGTGGGTGAACTGGAGCAGGCAGTGAAAACCTGTACAGAAACCCAGAGAACATGGTCGCTCCACTCAGGTGACAGTTATAACCACTGAGTCGTAGTTATCAGCTGCGACAGCATCGTCAGAGgcactgtcctccactcgtcAGGTTTTGAAGAGCTTGGTGAATCTTTTCCACAGTGATCTCAAACTACTGGTTCTTATCAGGTATCACCTGCTATCAGAGATCTAAGTCTCATCACCACAAAATCATCGACTCATCAAACCTCTCAAGTTTTTTCAGGTTTGCAGTCAGGGTTCTGCTCTCGCTCACCATGGCCTGTAATTCCTCCTCAATCGTCTCATCGTCGTCCTTGACGATGTCTTTCAGGTGGACACATTCAGCcttgagctctgcagtctcCTGGTTGTCTGAGTCATAGAGGTGAAGCAGTCCGTCATAGCAGCTGAACGTGCTCTTGACCTGTAAACCCATGTTGAATTGAGCCATCAACTCCAGTCTGAGTTTATCCTTGTTCTCCTGAATCAGTTGTTCAAGCTGTTGGACTTTTTCAACAAGTCTCTTTTCCCTGTGAATCAAATTCTCTCTCAGTGTGACGACACTCTATGACATATTTGAACGTCTGTTGTGATCTTCCTAATTTTCCCTGTAAATCGTGCAACTCGTCCACTCATGTgtcttccagctgctcctcttggctgctGCTAGCTTGGCTCAGCTCCTTGTTGCTCTCGTGGCTCCTCATGTCTCTGAGTTTGTTAGAAatagtcatttaaaatgttcacagctATAACCACCGAGTACTGCTTAGTGTTGGAACATTCTAGAATATTTTAGAACATCAACGGACATCAAAGGACACTCCATTCTAAAGtttaaatctaatctaatctttttatttgaaacagaaacagattttgTTACAATATTATTTATCctaaaatctgtattttcacctcatTTTCATACTTTTTAAAGAATTGCTAACCCTCGCAATGAGCCCTAAGTGTGCCAATAATTATCATCTCTGGATACAGTGATGGACATTTTGTACTGACATATAGGGACATTTTGAAGTCTTGCACCTCTTACCATAACTTGTTTTTCTACCCTAGTTTAAGGAAATGAGTATTCACCCCTCTGAACTTTCTTTGTGTCACTCACCCTGTCTGAACtttctgtgtttacatgacTTCCTCTTTGCATGCAGACTCAGTAACTGTCGCGGAAATAGAGTTTTaagacacactcacagagacagatatatatatataccaagTTTTCCTCCTCACAATCTGAGACTTTCCTCTGTAACAAACCTGTGTTGTTGCTCTGTGAttgctcctcttgtacaagattaaactTAGTTAACCTTGAGCTGGCTCTGAGCTCCTTttccagttctaaattatctAAGAGTTATTTTAACAGATACTATTTGAATACCAACAGCAAATAAACAAGTGTGCACATCATTTGGTTAGAGGTATTTCTTCATTAAAGTCGTACGCTAAATTATGTATGTATGGAAAGACATTCTATTCACCGACCCAACGTCTGCAAGTTGTATGTGTCCTATATGCGTACAAATcaacttaaaaatatcaacaaaggaaaaacaggaaatttagttgacttttttgattttttaaaatctgctccAGGATCAGCACACTGGACAGCAGTCATCAGAGTCTAGCATGTTGAAACACCTCAGCTctaaatatatgtaaaaaaagaaaaacaaagatcatggtgtgattttataataatgatgatgaaatcAAAACTCGAATCTATAGATTTTTATGAAGCACTTAAGCTGTCTCAACATGACTTTTAGAAATCTGtctgctttattttattgtacGAATTTGTCATAGTcattatataaaatattttaatatttagttCAGTGACAGTAATCTTATAATTGTTAATATGTTACttgcttgagtgtgtgtgtgtgtgtgtgtggtgaaagACATGGAGCAAGTAATGAAGTGAAGTCACCAGTCACAtgccagactcccttacaaatccAGTGATTTTTAGAGTTGTTGCATCACAAGGAGAGACTtaacaaactctgtgaaacagCTGCGGCACATTTTAAGTCCTTGTTGCCTACttttaaattcagcattaagtacaaaacattaagatgtttctttccttgtaaaaaaaGTGTCATCGTGGCTCTAAAAGCCTGTCACTTCTTGGAGACAGAAGAAAGCCGAGAGTCGCCTTCATGACTGAGACTTCAGTCATGAAGGGCTGCTGTATCTTTACAAGCCACCAGATGTCAATATGCTGCAGAGTTTGAAGCCCAAAAGCTCCATAAGGCTTCATCCGCCTCTCTCTAGTTCAGACTCAACTGAATGAGACTGTACAGGATGTATTgtggtggggaggggggtgaATCTACTGTTTCATGTGATAAGAAAGTGAGTCCATCCGGCATCACTAATATTGTTCTTTGGACCCTCCCCCAATATCTCAAAACATTATATTTGAAACAAGAatgacaaaatgttgaaaaatacagcattttttaaataaacagctgttgaataaattattattaaaggCCCCAGATGTGCAAACAGAAGCTTTGTTATATGGGCCATTCATTCCACACCGGACACCAAATAGAAACAATTAGATTTGAGTTGGATCAGGTGATGTTGAAGGTTGatatgtttgaatgtttgtcattatcaaaacattaaatgatgCTGATGGTCAGAAACTCAGGTGTGACCTGTGGAGGAGCTTCACTTGACACGAGCTTCTCTTAAACATGATTAGTGCGAAACTGAGGAGTCTCTAAAATATTGACAGGATGATGTTTTTTGCCatgaatttctatttttctggatctttatcatcatcatggtTAATGCACAGAATTAGGCAATTATTGATGTATGGTTCATTCATGAGGGTGATTTAGAActaattcactttaaaaaatacCAGCATGAATGCAAGGCTTACCATCAAGTGTCACTCACGCGAACTCAAAGACAGgcttaggaaaaaaaacactttcactcTCTAACCCAATCTCTGACTTGAAGATTTTATGATCTGTAAATCACCATAGTTAAGTGAAAAGGGAAGGAAGTGAGGGAGTTCACTAGAAAAGCTGATCCACAGGCTCCGTGGTCGGGTCTGTTTTAAGATAATTACTGTTTTGTTCAATGTTAACACTCTAGTGTATGTGAGGGGTGTTGGTGAGGACTGGATACCTTGGAGGCACTTGGACTATTTTTGTTCTCAGGACagaaactctctctcctccctccgccAGGATGAATAACAGGAAACATTTGATCCAGCTCTGTCCTTCACTCACtcgtcttcatcaaatcaagatgagaacgttattgttgctgcttctcttctgtcacgtttcatcaccaggtaagatcacattttaaacctttaaactctCTAAACTTCACAGTCCACTCGACTCTTTTGCTTCAAGTTCAGTTTAACTTTTGCTTCAACTTGATCAGACTGTTTTAACTAAATCATGCTGACTTCATCATATTTCTgagtggtgatgatgagtgtgtgttcatactgaatggaggctgtttgttctgcacattacatttaaatttttggcattttgatcctttgcagcaaacacacacacttcatatcatatttatattttctctaaGATTAGTGTTATTTATAAGCTcttttgtttgtcctgcagtgctgCACTCCATGAAGCATTTCACAACCGCATCAACTGGAATCCCAAACCTCTCAGAGGTTATGGCAACAGTTGAAGTTGATGAACTTCTGGTGGTGTCCTGTGACAGCAACAAAAGGGTGGAAATAAAACAGGACTGGGCAAAGAAATTCTTAATAGAGCGTCCTGAGCTGTTGGAGTGGTACGGACAACAATGTCTCCATTTGTCACCTATCTTCAAagctttcatttacattttgatgaGTCTCTACAACcaaagtggaggtacagtatgtaacatgttatagactgtttaactttttactgttctgcatcttagttgtaaagtgacccagggcctcaagataccaatcagttcaaactctaacatcattttacacataacctgaaatagagattcatgtaaagtaaaccatcatatcagtttgtcttcagtggtccagccactacctgtcattcatcatgtcaacattaatcagctgctggttagacttgttgctgaagctgttaaacacaaactacTGATGATAATGTGATTCATGATCGCATGAAATAtttcatctgtgaatcagtgttaattacagactctgtctctgtctcaggtgtccatgttttacagAGGCTGAAtggctgtgagtgggatgatgagaccggagaggtcaaaggttttgttcagtttgcttatgatggagaagacttcTTGAAATTGGATTTGAATACATTGACATGGATCGCTCTAAGACCTGAGGCTGTCACCGCCAAACTGATATGGGATGCTGATAAAGAATTAGGAAAAgtatttaagatttttttgacTCAGatttttcctgaacaactgaggCAGTATGTGAAATATGGGGGGAGCattctgctgagaacaggtaggatcacctgacctgatgtagtttattagacacagtgatcttcatataggctgctcagactgaactgtcattgtattattaatccaacctgtctgacatcagcttttttgtagtgcttacatttgttttagtcctgaccaatcacagacatctttgggtgacatcactcaccatcaaagctcagactgtgatgtcacagttagtttaaggaaagtgattttacagtttcagtgtttcacgatagaaatagttccactgaacattgacactgtgattgacaacctgactgtgaatcataagaacagacagacattgtTCTTCTCTGACTGTAGTGAGTGTCTTTAGTGGTGGTGTagttccctcctctgtctgtatACAGATCATGTGGAGGCTGTGTAGCAGATGTGTTGTTATGTACCCTGTCATTATTACACTGTGGTCTGGATACATGGAGCACATTACTTGGCCACCATCAACACTGTCTTCCTGCTTTTTAAACATCAATATTAAGTCAACCGATGCACCGTTACAAACTGTTGCAGGTAAAATCTTTGAGGACGATATacaaacaatataaatacaaccaattaatacatttcaagaaaaaaagacaaacatacaAGATGATCTTGAATGTAACCAAAATGTTGGTATTTATAGACCACATTTTAAGTCTTCTACTCTCATATCCTCATATTTTGTACATGTTAAGAGGAAGTGTATCTCTGTCTCTACCTCGCCTGTGGTGCAGTGACCACAGACTCTTTCCTCTGTTGGCAGTCAGGACTTCCTGTGTCGTCCTTCACTATGGTTGGACTGTGGTCACTGAGTCTGTTTGGTCAGGATCTGTCTCTGCTTTGTACCTCTGACAGTAAAGAGATTATCTGCCAATTTGTATTCATGGTTTAGAAACTGATAGCAATTAAGTTTCTTTTGAGTTTTACTTTGATTTGTCCTTTtaccttgtttcttttcctctctctcctctttaatatctctctctttcctctccagagcttccctcagtgtctctcctcca
Coding sequences within:
- the LOC115577540 gene encoding major histocompatibility complex class I-related gene protein-like produces the protein MNNRKHLIQLCPSLTRLHQIKMRTLLLLLLFCHVSSPVLHSMKHFTTASTGIPNLSEVMATVEVDELLVVSCDSNKRVEIKQDWAKKFLIERPELLEWYGQQCLHLSPIFKAFIYILMSLYNQSGGVHVLQRLNGCEWDDETGEVKGFVQFAYDGEDFLKLDLNTLTWIALRPEAVTAKLIWDADKELGKVFKIFLTQIFPEQLRQYVKYGGSILLRTELPSVSLLQKTPSSPVNCLATGFYPHRASLVWRKDGEELHEEVDHGEILPNHDGTFQMSVDLNLSSVTPENWTRYDCVFQLYGVKEEIITKLEKDRIRTNEMKPSNMTVLVTAAVVVLALILIGAAGFIVYKKKKAISPPSSPDNSTELSEQLNPET